From the Streptomyces sp. Tu 2975 genome, one window contains:
- a CDS encoding PIG-L family deacetylase, producing the protein MEDRAVSGLRSSRPGPRRRTVVAAIGALAAAGSATALTSCSVPAPRRTGPVTDPAPGIAISDARPARLMQILAHPDDDLYFMNPDTQRMLDSGVPLVCVYVTAGEANGVNKAPGRPRPAADKSAYSSARHQGLRQAYATLLGLPKYTDWQKDITTLRGGRRAEINSLAVGPRRVDLIHLNLAMHTTRHARLGMPNLWRDRVLELPTVVADDSPVRTIESYDYDRLVDVLVGLMDRYRPTVVQTLDPDPDIQHSDEVTRKKDSEQRGYSDHGDHTAVASFSWAAMARWVAESARDGGEIPAFVATSFRGYYNRHWPKNLPDSMLRRKAGHLVPYGGEADWSCGNSGGCGDYNVGGERPLTNKKGWVRSTHHRYPGARTALAAEPDGRLTAYGVLGLRAVRWRETEAGSGRWGQPADLGGGPLAPTLGRAALDDGRQLLFALRFSAISGHGGNNAREIVLLEQRSAGGPFLGWRGLGNPERHDDRGRRIGVPVAVTAPDGRVHLFVRNADKGVSTRVREADGRWSGWRTLDGSAEIQDGLTTVVDAAGRVHLFGAGFATVHHWTQDAPGLPLTHRPGGHLPAAVDTPAALARTDGSVHLLYRTERPWKRAAPRDSRGSASPALTRFSSDGRLLPAVRFDGYGPLATAGDPERAVLLGLDLRGRVQLRHEGRLMTRTAGAVALDTPALDVTPAGEVRVVGMGPDAHPWTWSPGTATATG; encoded by the coding sequence GTGGAAGACAGAGCTGTGTCAGGGCTGCGCTCGAGCAGGCCCGGGCCCCGGCGGCGCACCGTCGTCGCCGCCATCGGAGCACTGGCCGCGGCCGGCTCGGCCACCGCCCTCACCTCGTGCTCCGTGCCCGCGCCACGGCGCACCGGGCCCGTCACCGACCCCGCACCCGGCATAGCCATAAGCGACGCACGGCCCGCCCGGCTGATGCAGATACTGGCGCACCCAGACGACGACCTGTACTTCATGAACCCGGACACCCAGCGGATGCTGGACTCCGGCGTACCCCTCGTCTGCGTGTACGTCACGGCGGGGGAGGCCAACGGCGTCAACAAGGCACCGGGGCGGCCCCGTCCCGCCGCGGACAAGAGCGCGTACTCGTCCGCCCGTCATCAGGGCCTGCGGCAGGCGTACGCGACCCTGCTCGGCCTGCCCAAGTACACGGACTGGCAGAAGGACATCACGACACTGCGCGGCGGCCGGCGGGCCGAGATCAACAGCCTGGCCGTCGGCCCCCGGCGCGTCGACCTGATCCACCTCAACCTCGCCATGCACACCACCCGCCATGCCCGGCTCGGTATGCCGAACCTGTGGCGGGACCGCGTGCTGGAGCTGCCGACCGTCGTCGCCGACGACTCCCCCGTGCGCACGATCGAGAGCTACGACTACGACCGGCTCGTCGACGTCCTCGTCGGGCTGATGGACCGCTACCGGCCCACCGTCGTGCAGACCCTGGACCCTGATCCCGACATCCAGCACAGCGACGAGGTCACCCGTAAGAAGGACAGCGAACAGCGCGGCTACTCGGACCACGGCGACCACACCGCCGTGGCCTCGTTCAGCTGGGCGGCGATGGCCCGGTGGGTCGCCGAGTCGGCCCGCGACGGCGGGGAGATACCGGCGTTCGTCGCCACCTCCTTCCGCGGCTACTACAACCGGCACTGGCCGAAGAACCTGCCGGACAGCATGCTGCGGCGAAAGGCCGGGCACCTGGTGCCGTACGGCGGGGAGGCCGACTGGAGCTGCGGCAACAGCGGCGGATGCGGCGACTACAACGTGGGCGGCGAACGGCCCCTGACCAACAAGAAGGGCTGGGTCCGTTCCACCCACCACCGCTATCCAGGAGCCCGCACGGCCCTCGCCGCCGAACCGGACGGACGGCTGACCGCGTACGGAGTACTGGGGCTGCGCGCGGTGCGCTGGCGCGAGACGGAGGCAGGCAGCGGCCGGTGGGGGCAGCCCGCCGACCTCGGCGGCGGCCCGCTCGCGCCGACGCTGGGCCGGGCGGCGCTCGATGACGGACGGCAGCTCCTCTTCGCGCTTCGCTTCTCGGCGATCAGCGGTCACGGAGGGAACAACGCCCGGGAGATAGTGCTGCTGGAGCAGCGCTCCGCGGGCGGCCCCTTCCTCGGGTGGCGCGGCCTGGGCAACCCCGAGCGCCATGACGACCGGGGCCGGCGGATCGGGGTGCCGGTGGCCGTCACCGCGCCCGACGGGCGGGTCCACCTGTTCGTGCGCAACGCGGACAAGGGCGTCAGCACACGGGTCCGGGAAGCGGACGGCCGCTGGAGCGGCTGGCGGACCCTCGACGGCAGCGCCGAGATACAGGACGGGCTGACCACCGTGGTCGACGCGGCCGGCCGTGTCCATCTGTTCGGCGCGGGCTTCGCCACCGTCCACCACTGGACCCAGGACGCGCCCGGCCTGCCCCTCACCCACCGCCCCGGCGGCCACCTGCCGGCCGCCGTCGACACCCCCGCCGCGCTCGCGAGGACCGACGGTTCCGTGCATCTGCTGTACCGGACGGAGCGGCCCTGGAAGCGGGCGGCCCCGCGGGACTCCCGCGGCAGCGCCTCACCCGCCCTCACCCGCTTCAGCTCGGACGGCAGGCTGCTGCCCGCCGTCCGCTTCGACGGTTACGGACCGCTCGCCACGGCCGGTGACCCCGAGCGGGCCGTCCTGCTGGGCCTGGATCTTCGCGGCCGGGTGCAGCTGCGGCACGAGGGCCGGCTGATGACCCGTACCGCCGGGGCCGTTGCCCTGGACACGCCCGCGCTGGACGTCACCCCCGCCGGTGAGGTCAGGGTGGTCGGCATGGGCCCGGACGCACACCCGTGGACCTGGTCGCCGGGGACGGCCACGGCGACCGGCTGA